The Methanoplanus sp. FWC-SCC4 genome has a window encoding:
- the priS gene encoding DNA primase catalytic subunit PriS, with amino-acid sequence MNAATNEYLKQKFSDYYQKAIIDTPTALEQREWGFIFFDQSAEVRMKRHVAFSTRDEVENYIKSMIPRHVYYSTAYYALPSAGTMQDKIWSGADLIFDLDADHIVRGSYDEMLERVKEETLKIIDMLTHELGFSQKDINLVFSGGRGYHLHIKNLEVRGWTSAERREIVDYVCGTGLDPEIMLRERKSMEIKGWPARYRNSIIEYLQALRKSERDEAIKKISSIKGIGKDSADDFLKSSGGLINRLKKPEKKIIINRVLRAIVTQEESGFAEILKEKAALTDEPVTTDIKRLIRMPGSLHGGSGFRVLNISIKELESFDPLIDAVFFGENPIKINAAFGLTMPILGNKYSVEKGINSVPEALGVFLCARGIAEYAGGGKK; translated from the coding sequence ATGAATGCCGCCACAAATGAATACCTCAAACAAAAATTTTCAGACTATTATCAAAAAGCCATAATTGACACCCCCACAGCACTTGAGCAACGCGAATGGGGATTTATATTCTTTGACCAATCTGCAGAAGTAAGGATGAAAAGACATGTGGCTTTTTCCACACGCGATGAAGTGGAAAACTACATCAAATCAATGATTCCCCGCCATGTTTATTATTCCACAGCCTATTATGCCCTCCCTTCAGCAGGAACAATGCAGGACAAAATATGGTCCGGAGCAGATCTCATTTTTGATCTTGATGCAGATCATATCGTGCGCGGTTCATATGATGAAATGCTGGAAAGAGTCAAAGAAGAAACCCTGAAAATTATCGACATGCTGACTCACGAACTGGGTTTTTCACAAAAAGATATCAATCTTGTTTTTTCAGGAGGGAGAGGATATCACCTTCACATTAAGAATCTGGAAGTAAGAGGCTGGACAAGCGCTGAAAGACGTGAAATTGTTGATTACGTTTGTGGAACAGGTCTTGATCCCGAAATCATGCTCAGGGAAAGAAAAAGTATGGAGATTAAAGGATGGCCTGCGCGTTATCGTAATTCCATCATTGAATATCTTCAGGCATTGAGGAAAAGTGAACGTGATGAAGCCATAAAAAAAATATCTTCAATAAAAGGTATTGGCAAGGATTCAGCAGATGATTTCCTCAAGTCTTCCGGCGGTTTAATTAACAGACTAAAAAAACCTGAAAAAAAGATAATAATTAACAGAGTTCTTCGCGCGATTGTCACGCAGGAAGAGAGTGGTTTTGCCGAGATATTGAAGGAAAAAGCCGCCCTTACAGACGAGCCGGTAACAACGGATATAAAACGTCTTATCAGAATGCCGGGATCTCTTCACGGAGGCAGTGGTTTTCGTGTACTTAACATAAGTATAAAAGAACTCGAAAGCTTTGATCCACTTATTGATGCGGTTTTCTTTGGAGAAAATCCCATAAAAATAAATGCGGCTTTCGGCCTCACTATGCCTATATTAGGCAACAAATATTCTGTTGAAAAAGGAATCAATTCTGTACCTGAAGCACTTGGAGTTTTCCTATGTGCAAGGGGAATTGCTGAATATGCAGGAGGAGGGAAAAAGTAA
- a CDS encoding UPF0179 family protein, which translates to MGEDLIKITLIGKALARTGLEFIYKGELPECEGCRMHKVCNNLEPKKRYKIVALRGQNVHSCNVHHEGVCAVEVIESPVNALIDAKKAILNSEITFEQVCTEHACDNYDLCFPEGIIENKRYLISKINDETEIICVKGRTLKKVELTPSTRQII; encoded by the coding sequence ATGGGTGAAGACTTAATAAAAATAACACTCATTGGAAAAGCTCTGGCCAGAACAGGACTTGAATTTATTTACAAAGGAGAACTTCCAGAGTGTGAAGGTTGCAGAATGCATAAGGTATGCAATAATCTTGAGCCTAAAAAACGCTACAAAATTGTAGCATTAAGAGGTCAAAATGTGCATTCCTGCAATGTCCATCATGAAGGAGTTTGTGCCGTTGAAGTTATAGAATCCCCGGTTAATGCACTGATAGACGCTAAAAAAGCAATATTAAACTCAGAAATAACTTTTGAACAGGTATGCACGGAACATGCATGCGACAACTATGATCTTTGTTTTCCAGAAGGCATAATTGAAAATAAAAGATACCTGATTTCAAAAATTAATGATGAAACTGAAATTATCTGTGTAAAAGGAAGGACTCTGAAAAAAGTGGAACTGACACCCTCAACCAGACAGATCATCTGA
- a CDS encoding tRNA uridine(34) 5-carboxymethylaminomethyl modification radical SAM/GNAT enzyme Elp3, with translation MRHQLSTLQVQFLKRLPLKTNSTDKSPIFREIISRILSDAKSPADVQKIKASVAKKYSLNSFPRNSDIFSSATDEEKEILRAYLQVKPARTISGVAPVAVMTSPHKCPHGICLPCPGGPENPLFKSPQSYTGEEPAALRARQLEYDPYVQVQARLKQFEELGHHIDKAELIVMGGTMTAREPEYQEWFMRTCIRAMNEYGKENRGDIFTFEELCRENETSRVRCIAVTFETRPDWCKKDHINKMLSLGVTKVELGVQQIEDRILDYNRRGHLVADSVEANCLLRDAGIKVGFHIMPNLPSATIEDDKKMFDTLFTDERFCPDFLKIYPTLVTPGSEIESLWEKGEYSIYDEDKLIDLIAYGKSKLPEYVRLQRVQRDIPAKLIVAGSHFSNFRQLAKNRLIEKGGKCRCIRCREAGRNIVTEEPSIEILKYQCCNGEEYFIQATANDALIGFIRLRLADPLWRDELKEAALVRELHVYGALVPLADTPKGYQWQHKSYGDRLLKKAEEIAKEKGYKQVAIMSGIGVRPYYKKRGYERRGPYMIKELA, from the coding sequence ATGCGCCATCAGTTGAGTACACTTCAGGTACAGTTTCTGAAGAGGTTGCCGTTGAAAACTAACTCAACAGATAAATCACCTATTTTCAGGGAAATCATTTCCCGAATTTTATCAGATGCAAAATCTCCTGCTGATGTTCAAAAGATCAAAGCATCAGTTGCAAAAAAGTATTCTTTGAATTCATTTCCCCGAAATTCAGATATCTTCTCGTCTGCCACAGACGAAGAAAAAGAAATCTTAAGAGCCTATCTTCAGGTAAAACCTGCAAGAACAATCTCAGGTGTTGCACCGGTTGCAGTAATGACATCGCCACACAAATGTCCGCATGGGATCTGTCTTCCATGTCCTGGCGGGCCTGAAAACCCGTTATTCAAATCTCCACAAAGCTATACGGGAGAAGAACCGGCCGCCCTGCGTGCACGTCAGCTTGAATACGACCCTTACGTTCAGGTTCAGGCCAGATTAAAACAATTTGAAGAGCTTGGTCATCATATTGACAAGGCCGAATTAATTGTAATGGGCGGGACAATGACCGCACGTGAACCTGAGTATCAGGAATGGTTCATGCGAACATGTATCCGGGCAATGAATGAATATGGCAAAGAGAACAGAGGTGATATTTTCACCTTTGAAGAGCTTTGCAGAGAAAATGAAACATCAAGGGTAAGATGCATTGCCGTAACTTTTGAAACACGCCCGGACTGGTGTAAAAAAGATCATATAAACAAAATGCTTTCACTTGGAGTTACAAAAGTTGAACTTGGTGTCCAGCAGATTGAGGATAGAATTCTTGATTATAACCGTAGGGGCCATCTTGTAGCAGACAGTGTTGAAGCAAACTGCCTGTTGCGTGACGCAGGGATAAAGGTGGGATTTCACATTATGCCAAACCTTCCCTCGGCAACAATAGAAGATGATAAAAAAATGTTTGATACGCTCTTCACAGATGAGCGCTTTTGTCCCGATTTTCTCAAAATATATCCAACACTGGTAACCCCCGGTTCCGAGATAGAATCATTGTGGGAAAAGGGGGAATACAGTATTTACGATGAAGACAAGCTTATTGATCTGATTGCTTATGGTAAATCAAAACTTCCCGAATATGTACGTCTTCAAAGAGTACAACGTGACATTCCTGCAAAGCTTATTGTTGCGGGATCGCATTTCAGCAATTTCAGGCAACTTGCGAAAAACCGTCTTATTGAAAAAGGCGGTAAATGTCGATGCATAAGATGCAGGGAAGCAGGCAGAAATATTGTTACAGAAGAGCCTTCAATAGAGATTCTGAAATACCAATGCTGCAACGGAGAGGAATATTTCATTCAGGCAACTGCCAATGATGCACTTATCGGATTCATACGGCTGAGGCTCGCAGACCCGCTATGGAGAGATGAACTAAAAGAAGCAGCCCTGGTTCGCGAACTTCATGTGTATGGTGCTCTAGTGCCGCTGGCGGATACACCAAAGGGATACCAGTGGCAGCACAAAAGTTACGGTGACCGCCTCTTAAAAAAGGCTGAAGAAATTGCAAAAGAAAAAGGTTACAAACAAGTTGCAATAATGAGTGGTATTGGTGTAAGACCCTATTACAAAAAGCGTGGTTATGAGAGAAGAGGCCCATATATGATAAAGGAACTTGCATGA
- a CDS encoding NAD(P)-dependent glycerol-1-phosphate dehydrogenase: MSADSIKVLKNPQFDKSKWLQMPRDVLIGHDVIEQLPKVCQDLHLGKSALIIAGESTMKAAGGHAKELLEENCDVQTFYAKSISPQIIKDAEQAAEGMDFLVGVGGGKAIDIAKIASYNLERQFISVPTAASHDGIASSRASVPMKEGSVSLDAHPPIAIVADTEIIAKAPHKLMASGCADIISNYTAILDWELSHRIKGEPISEYAIALSKMTAEILVKNSNLIYPGSEEGAWLVIKALVSSGVAMSIAGSSRPASGGEHKFSHALDMLSPNIGLHGEQCGVGSIMTMYLHGGNWREIRKSLKDIGAPTTPKGLGIDDNTAVEALLMAKKIRPERFTILDMGLERECAEKLVKMLYTE; encoded by the coding sequence AGATAGTATAAAGGTACTCAAAAATCCACAATTTGATAAATCCAAATGGCTTCAGATGCCAAGGGACGTCTTAATAGGCCATGATGTGATAGAACAGCTGCCAAAGGTATGCCAGGATTTACATCTGGGAAAGTCTGCGCTTATAATTGCAGGCGAAAGTACTATGAAAGCCGCTGGGGGACATGCAAAAGAACTCTTGGAAGAGAACTGCGATGTCCAGACATTCTATGCAAAAAGTATCTCCCCACAGATAATTAAAGACGCTGAGCAGGCTGCTGAAGGGATGGATTTTCTGGTTGGAGTGGGTGGCGGAAAAGCAATAGATATCGCAAAAATAGCATCTTACAACCTTGAGAGACAGTTTATCAGTGTTCCTACGGCAGCATCCCATGACGGGATTGCCTCATCGCGTGCTTCTGTTCCGATGAAAGAAGGAAGTGTATCCCTTGATGCCCATCCCCCCATTGCAATTGTCGCGGATACGGAAATTATTGCAAAGGCGCCTCACAAGCTTATGGCTTCGGGATGCGCCGATATCATATCAAATTATACCGCAATTCTTGACTGGGAACTGTCACACAGGATAAAGGGTGAGCCAATAAGCGAGTACGCAATAGCACTCTCAAAAATGACCGCTGAAATACTTGTCAAAAACTCAAATTTGATTTATCCGGGGTCTGAAGAAGGCGCATGGTTGGTTATAAAAGCACTTGTATCGTCAGGAGTTGCAATGAGTATCGCAGGTTCATCCAGACCTGCATCAGGCGGCGAACATAAATTCAGTCACGCTCTTGATATGCTTTCACCAAATATCGGGCTACACGGTGAACAATGCGGTGTTGGTTCGATAATGACAATGTACCTGCACGGAGGAAACTGGCGCGAGATCAGGAAATCACTTAAGGACATCGGAGCACCGACAACTCCAAAAGGTCTTGGAATTGACGACAACACAGCAGTTGAAGCACTTCTGATGGCAAAAAAGATAAGACCTGAAAGATTCACAATTCTTGATATGGGACTTGAGAGAGAATGTGCGGAAAAACTTGTGAAAATGCTTTATACGGAGTGA
- a CDS encoding ADP-ribosylglycohydrolase family protein — translation MAGLAIGDALGAPLECLPPKKKAVMDMISGGVHCMDSGSITDDTLQALAIMDSLIQNNGFYIDDVAVRLLESYLDNRHFFGPTSSKVFDDMLKGRHYLSSSKEIYESGGGRSNGSVMRGAPIGIFFSPEKVRYYSILCSQITHYNPVACECSAFFNGMISRLCRGKERSEAYFESLNECRNSEVIKRLSCPKKYDLVPSIDALDATHCAASVFIKSSSFESALISGINLGGDADTVGALCGALAGAYWGFDAIPKKWIVGLKDIEKIEYFFSGLYELSDDLSG, via the coding sequence TTGGCAGGGCTGGCAATTGGAGATGCACTTGGCGCGCCCTTGGAATGCCTTCCTCCTAAAAAGAAGGCCGTTATGGATATGATTTCCGGCGGCGTACATTGCATGGACAGTGGCTCCATAACAGATGATACTTTACAGGCGCTGGCCATTATGGACTCATTAATCCAAAATAATGGTTTTTACATTGATGACGTTGCAGTGCGACTTCTTGAATCGTATCTAGATAACAGACATTTTTTTGGGCCCACCTCTTCTAAGGTTTTTGATGATATGCTAAAAGGAAGGCATTATTTATCTTCCTCTAAAGAGATTTACGAATCCGGTGGTGGGAGGAGCAATGGCAGTGTAATGAGGGGGGCGCCTATAGGGATCTTTTTCTCTCCGGAAAAAGTCCGTTATTACAGTATTTTATGTTCACAGATTACCCATTATAATCCTGTGGCATGTGAATGTTCAGCTTTTTTCAACGGTATGATTAGCAGATTATGCAGGGGAAAAGAGCGTAGTGAAGCATACTTTGAATCCCTTAATGAGTGCCGGAATAGTGAGGTAATAAAAAGACTTTCATGCCCCAAAAAGTATGACCTGGTTCCTTCTATTGATGCTCTTGATGCCACCCACTGCGCGGCATCAGTTTTTATAAAATCATCTTCTTTTGAGAGTGCATTGATTTCCGGAATAAATTTAGGAGGAGATGCTGATACTGTCGGTGCTTTATGTGGTGCACTTGCCGGTGCTTACTGGGGCTTTGATGCAATTCCCAAAAAATGGATTGTCGGATTAAAGGATATTGAGAAAATAGAATATTTTTTTTCAGGACTTTATGAATTATCAGATGATCTGTCTGGTTGA
- a CDS encoding 30S ribosomal protein S27e: MVRVNRENRTKFFTVKCPDCENEQKVFQRASTVVDCIVCGKVLAEPKGGNADIKAEIIAEHE, from the coding sequence ATGGTTCGTGTAAACAGAGAAAACAGAACAAAATTTTTTACAGTAAAATGCCCTGACTGCGAAAATGAGCAGAAGGTATTCCAGAGAGCAAGCACAGTTGTAGACTGCATAGTTTGCGGAAAAGTCCTTGCAGAACCAAAAGGTGGAAATGCAGACATAAAGGCAGAGATTATTGCTGAACACGAGTAA
- a CDS encoding UPF0058 family protein — protein MQKEELLHLHMLLVQVKKYYESVNNEEIVTEKYDQLNISPVHIHKNKICHKEAILTLGEELVGYIQNGHAPSVEYTSGTVSEEVAVEN, from the coding sequence GTGCAGAAGGAGGAATTACTTCATTTACATATGCTTCTGGTTCAGGTGAAAAAGTATTATGAATCAGTAAACAACGAAGAAATAGTGACAGAAAAATATGACCAGCTGAATATTTCACCTGTTCATATTCACAAAAATAAGATATGCCACAAAGAGGCTATTCTCACTCTTGGGGAAGAACTCGTAGGTTATATTCAAAATGGTCATGCGCCATCAGTTGAGTACACTTCAGGTACAGTTTCTGAAGAGGTTGCCGTTGAAAACTAA
- a CDS encoding 50S ribosomal protein L44e: protein MKMPTKFKTYCPYCRKHEIHEVEKVKKGRDLHLHWIDRQKGRRSKVGNMGKFSKVPGGDKPTKRINVRYRCTVCGKAHLRSGVKAGKFELKE from the coding sequence ATGAAAATGCCAACGAAGTTCAAGACATACTGTCCATACTGCAGAAAACATGAGATCCACGAGGTCGAGAAAGTAAAGAAAGGCCGTGATCTTCACTTACACTGGATCGACCGCCAGAAAGGTCGCAGAAGCAAAGTAGGAAACATGGGTAAATTCTCAAAAGTACCTGGTGGAGACAAACCAACTAAGAGAATTAACGTAAGATACCGTTGCACAGTATGTGGTAAAGCACATTTGAGAAGCGGCGTAAAAGCAGGTAAATTTGAACTTAAGGAGTGA